The genomic DNA GGTCTGCATGAGAGTTGCACTGTAGCAGTTTGCTGGTCCAATTTAAGAGTTCAAAGTCCTTTTTGGCCCAATGATGTCCACATGCCAGATAAATTCagttcaaaaaacagaaattaggGCAAAGACTCCATATAACAAAGCACAAGGATATGCTACTAGAAGTTGCTGTCCTTCCATGGctaatgcagaaataaaaattttggaagcAGAAAAACTACACCATCCAATGATTCCAGCAGTGAGAATGATTCCTACCATTCCTCTGTAACCAACAAGgaaaaagagggggaaggggggaaaggcAGTAGATGAGATTAGTTATGTAAAAATACAACAATAACCAATtctaaagaaaagcattttaaatccACATTGTACACATCTATAGAAATGATcgattttttcaaatgttaaaataacGTACCTCATAGTGAATTCAATGATGCTGAATAATTCACATCCACATTCAATGATGTGATAAAAAGctcatttataattacattttgctCCTGTTAGCATAGGAGCTAGGTTTCTCACTTTAACATTACTGATATCTGGGATGGATGCACTTTTGTTGTGAAGGACTGTTCTGTGCATTGCTAGGTTGTTCAGCAGAATCTCTGGCCTTTAGCCATAAGGTACCAGCAGCACATGTGCATGGCCCACAGATGCGACAATCAAAATGATCTCCAGACACTGCCTAATGTACCCTTAAGAGCAAAACTGCCCTGGTTAGAAAATACTGTTTTGGTAGAAAATGTCTTctgtaaaattcaaatatatatgtaccaatctcaacaaatgaaaagaatgagtTTACACTGCAAATCTGAAGCATTTTTACGCAAAGCAGGAACATTGTGAAGCCATCAAAATCTCTACCATCGAATAGCTGATACATGCTCTTCCCCTAAACCTCTCTTTTAACTTTATCTAAGTGTAACAAAGGCCCATCATTGGTTGTGCCTGGCACTAGCCACAAGGAGGAGCCTAAACTGTTGAGAGGATCTGTATACCGGCCATGAGAAGAGAATTTATCAGCAGgaatttatatctttctttttaactttaccTAAAGTATTACTTAACAATTACACACTTAAAGCTGCTTACAAGTACATCTGAGAACATGTAACAGCCTCTTCCCATAAcaagaatgttttgttttcagttaatAAGCTGCCAAACAGACTGTGTGTTTATTACTTTCATTTAGCATATGCCTAACATCTTTAAGAAATCAGATACAGTGTAAAAAATATCAGAGTTGGTAAGAGTAATTTTAACAATTTGATCTTTTCACCCAATATTTTAGTTAACAATCACCACTGTTCTGTTTGTTTACTGACAATGGTAAGTAAACACAGAACTAGTGAAATTCTTTATCACAGATAAAAGCAGAGATGGtataaaaagttttcaaatttattctcaGTTCCACTGTTCACCACTGAAAAGCATATAGTACAGTCCTTATTCATAACAGGCACTGTATCTCATGTTTGCTGAATCAGTGATTTATCTTAAACTGATGGTGAGATAAATCCTATTACAGAGAACTGGTCAATCAATCCCCAAAATAATGATCAGTACTTACTGCAAAGAAAATATCACTGCAAAGCTGGAAAGTAGGATCATGGGAAGAAGACAATATCCAAGGACACTTGCCACACACCCAAATGAAACACCTGTCATACTCATTAAATTTAGTAAACAAAACATTCCTAGACATCCAATTGCACTGATCCCATATACATAGCCAAACTGGATTTTGCCAGCCTATGGGTAAAGAAAAGATTACaggttaaagggaaaaaattctttttggtCTTAGTTCACCTAAAATGGTACATGTAAGAAAATATCTAATTTGCAAACATCAAAATCTATAGAGGCATCTATTCTTTATGCAGAGTAGTAAAATACAGATTTACATCTTCCTCAAGATATCTAAAATATCCACTTTCCAATACCCAGATACTTggttttttcattttccagttaGTATTTGAGCAATTCAgcaaataaagatacaaaatcaTGGTACAATTACCTTTAAGTAgtagatttctaaaaaaaaaaaaaaaaaaaaaaaaaatctagctgatATTAAGCAAATAAACTACAGAGACAAGATGGAAAACCCTGCAGAATGTTTGGACGATATCTAATATTACTTGAAAGCACCTAATACCACCAAAATTGCCCTGAAGCAATTTATTCTCATTGGCAGATGTAGTTGCAATCTTTGTAACAGTAGAAACAATTTCATCATTCACTTTATATGGCTGTTAAAGGAGCTAACAGAAAGGAAGCCAGGATAAGCAGGACACCATGGTTCtatggggaggggagaagaaaagaaaactgactaCTAACAAGTAAGAGAAATATAATGGaagatgtattttctttcattatttttccaaattgttGGTGGATTTATAGTCTTTtgacaaacaaaaagaattatgttCTTTACCAAACAGAACTAAGACAGTATAAATTAGTTACACTGCTCTAagagtactctttttttttttaaattttatttattcatcagagacacacagagagaggcagagacataaggcgagggagaagcagactccctccaatgcgggactcaatcccaggacgccaggaccacgacctgagccaaaggcagatactcaaccactgagccacccaggtgcccctgtaagaGTACTCTTAAAATCAAGATATATGAGCAAACAATGTATTCAGGTCATACTATGATGAAAATCAGTCCACAGAGAAGATTTCAAAAATGTCCTTGTTTATCAGATTTTGGACATATAAAACTCAATCATGAGAATGTCTTCAAAGATTATGTTACATGGAAAAATTCTTCTCATTTTTGTTAGACTCagtatttatttgcaaatatgtgaGAATGTAGAAGATTTAAAAGGTTCAGCTGAGTTTAATGAATTCATTAATGTAGTAATAACAAAACCTCATATATGTAcagcactttaaaatttttctgggTTCTCATATAACCTCTTGGTTAATCTGTAAACAATCTTGTGAGGTGGGAAACATAGGATTATCAGAGGGAGCTGAAGGATGAAACATTTTACTCCAGAACAGAGCAGGAGCACTGAACTGATGCCCAGCTTTTCTGACTAAAAATCCCATCTTCTATCCATTACATCATTTATCTCTCTTAATTCAGAGACATAagataaaatacaacaaatattaacaaattatcTTTACAACTATTCATTTTCAATATACTTTAACATTTGCAGGGAAACTTGTCTTTTAACACTCCAAttcattaaaagttaaaataatatatacGAAACTAACAACAAGCACCACCATAACAAAACATCATCCAAGGtctacagattaaaaaataagaaaaagctattattaatatacataaataaataaaagagcaataGGCTAAAGAATGTTGTCAATTTCTAAAAAGTAAGACGGAATTTTGATGAGGGACTGAAGCCACAcgttatttgtgttttttttcccctaataattGAAACTTTTCTcggaacaaaaaaattatttctaaatatatgacATTTGTTGTCAATGGAGAAGTGATGAATGGGTATATATTCCAGCAACTCAATACCATTCAAAACACATGAAAGATTTGATATATCAACAGTCTCAAAAATGGCTCCTGATGGAACaatgaaagattttctttaatccACACTGAGAGCTCAAACTAAAATCTTACCAGTAACAACGTGGCTCCAAAGGCAAGGCAAAAAACCATTGGTCCTGCCAAATCAGTCTCATTCATGATGCTGCCATCTGCTACTTTTAACGGATGTAACACTGTTAGTGTTTTTTGCCAGATGTGGTCAAAATTGATACCTAattctaaaggaaagaaagtaagaCAGTCAATTAGGATTTGTGACACACCTTGAGTTTACCAGAATCTATGCTACAACAGGAGACAAAATGAAACATTCAGCATCAAAAGAGAATCTAGCAATATCAGGCATTTTGGTGATTACTCAATACCAGTTTTCATCGATTGCAAATATCCTATTTTTGGTTTGATGCTGCAAAAGTGTGTGGATATGACAAAACAAGACATTCGCAGCTATGCGTGCATAACAAAGAATATATGGACAATGTTATCAGTTAGGGGTTCTTTACTTGGAACTTCAGAAATACTTGGAGATGCTATGAAATTGTATATGAAACTATGTTTCTATGCACAGGTGTACATTTTTCTAAGAAGGGTATTCATAGCTCTCATTAGACTTTCATAAGGTATCCAACCTCGACCTAAAATGTATGGAACTACTGCTTTATGGGTTTTAGAATACAATTTGAAAATCACCATACTTTTCAGTGATGTTACTAGTTTTGCCAGTTTCTCCCATGTAAAACAATCACTACTAcggtatttccttttatttcttctactgACAGAATTTAATCAGTAATGGGAAATAAGTCAATGCTCACATAATTGTCACTTTATGAAGATCTATTAAAAATCTGGTCCCCTATAGCTCAATGTGGTTtcatatgtggctttttttttctataaaattattcttttaaaggaaGGGACAACTTCTCCAAACTGAGATATGTTTTCACTGACTAGCTAGACATCACAGAATACTACGAACTACTGCAACCAATCCTACCTTCTAATAAGGGTGGCTCATCTTCAAAATTGTTTCCATAGAATGGCTGAGGTGTTGTTGGAGTGTATGCCTGAGTTGGCTGAAAAATCTGCCCGGTGTATGGCTGTTGTGGCTGCATCATCTCTGGAGGGACAAATCGGCCTTGCTGCGAGTAGTCATAGCCAGCATACTGTCTATAAACCAAAGTTACATTTCTCAGAATTACGTCAACAGTGGCAATCTCTGAGAGCTAGAGAATCAAAGTCCTGCAATTCCTAGAATAGCTACTTTACTAGTTTTCATAAATAGTgttgaaataaaatctaataactAAGATCAATTTGATTATCTAATGGTAAGTTGTATTTTTTAGAGAATCTTGCTAATGATGCCAACACTCACATGGAGCTTAAGCATTTTACCAACTATGAAACTTTTAAACATTAGGCGGTcaacaaatgaaaactaaagaatCTGATCTATTCTTCCCCTTCAATAAGTATATGTAATATGAAGACAGCTGTGAAATACAACTGATGCCTAAAACTATGAATGAAAATGTAACATGACATACTTTGTCCTACATGCTATGTAATTTTCCATTGTGGTTTGGATCTCCATTGAATGTAATcattcttctttactttctgtaCTATGTTATATTTTGCAAGTggataaatctctttaaaaataaccacCAACTTCAAATACAGAGTAGAAAAATTCAAGCCTCTTCCTGTGAAAGTTTTCTGAATACAACAAAACATTATTAGTACATCTTGCATTTGAATAGCACTGTTAAGTTTTCAAAGCAGATGTACATCTACTGTCTCATTTGATATGTGCTATAGTAAATCCTGCACTGTAGAAAAAGAGACTTTACCAAGGCTATTTTAATGATGAAAACAACAGGGACCTGAAGGTTACTGAAGTAGTGtctttaaaaacttgttttaccatgttctaggaaaaaaaaatatggcttatCAACGGAACTAATCTCATTacatagaaagaaataaagaataaaataattattttgaaaagaaattttttaaagccttaaaGATCCTTTAGTTTAATTACCCTTAAAACTTTTATAGTTCCTTTTGACAAGTATAAAATCTAATGACTGCCATGAATATTATTTGGAGAtcttaaatctaatttttaaaataactgatacCTTGATTAAAAGCAAATCCAAGTAATGGCAAAAGTTCAACTACACACAGCCCTCTGGAGAACCCAATGAGATTCTCAAGACTCAGTTATCACTCTATTTCAATCCAAGctgtaaaaaatgctatttatttttctggctatACAGTAATACAGAATTCGATGAAACACTATTTAATAGCAAAACACGAAAAACAACACAAACAGTTACCAGTAAATATATTGTAATGGGGGGGGCAAAGGTTACTAGGCAACTGTTAAAAGGAATGAGGTACTTTTATGtgtaataaagaatgaaaataaaaaaaaatacttaatgggCAGAAACGAAAAAACACCCAATGTTCAGAATAGTATATACCATATGTACCCACTGTGATTGTACTTTTTGgaatatatctgtatgtatatatttgcatatgtgtattttatttacaggtacatatattacatataatatgcaCGATTACACAAGTTTAGATATAATGTAACATagttaatataatataatcatataagTAAAAGAACCTGAAAGTAGGGGTAAGTAGAAGacttaattttcatattaaaaacttcaatattaaaaacttctgcaccTTTAAAAGGGTTGtacatttactatttattataatTCATTCTAAAGTGTtatatatggggatccctgggtggctcagcggtttagcgcctgccttcagccctggacgttatcctggggtcctgggatcgagtcccatatcaggatccctgcatggagcctgcttctccctctgcctgtgtctctgcctctctttctttctgtatgggtctctcatgaataaataaataaaatcttaaaatataaaataaaataaagtgttatcTAGAACACGTAGGtatatattgggatccctggctggctcagtggtttagcacctgccttcagcccagggcgtgatcctggtgtcccaggatcgagtcccacattggactccatgcatggagcctgcttctccctctgcctgtgtctctgcttctctctctgtgtgtgtatctcatgaataagtaaataaaatcttaaaaaaaaaaaaaacccaacaacgtAGAAAATTgttaacagggcagcccgggtggctcagcggtttagcgctgccttcagcccagggcatgatcctggagacccgggatcgagtcccacattgggctccctttatggagcctccttctctctctgcctatgtctctgcctctctctctctgtgtgtctcatgaatgaatgaatgaatgaatgaataaataaaattgttaacaCTAATAAACTTTTTATACTGTTATATTAAAATACACTGATGTGTCTTGCACTTTGAATGGATTCTTCCCTTACTCATGTATGATTTTGTAACATTCACtgctaatttagaaaatattagtgATATAGCTCTCCCAAATATTGACATacttaatataaaaacatatatatgaagtataaatagaggaaaatcacatttgttaatatctACCAATGATTTCATCAGAAAAATGGTTAATTACTAGAAAGCTGACAAGTTCACAGTAATGGATAATTTTCCCAAATCCTCATTTTTACCTGAAAACTTTAACCATTAATTACACATACTGTCAGTTTTCTTTCTTGAAGTTAAGCATTATTCAattattatctctattatttCATCTTTGAGAAAATATCTGCCCAGTTATCAAATCTACATAACCACAGTTTGCTGGGATGttatttccaataaaaaaagCAGTTGATACAACCTGCAACTGAAATTGCACAGCGGCTTTTCCTCAAGATAACTGTGCTTCAGTATGAACCGGAGGTGCTTTATGACTGTTTCCCATTTTGtcacacagaatatttttaatacatgtgTACTGAAGGGTCAGGATTTAATAACATCATgatttttactgcttcatcaaggGCAGCCTTAAATGAAACTGGTTCCCTCCACACCCCAGCAAGTGTGTGGTGATGAAGAATACAATGATTACTAAAACACTCTGATGCCCTTGTCATCACATTCAGGTACTAGCGGTTTTACCAATCATTGTTTTTACAGTATCAGTAAAAATGTTAACACACCTAAAAAGGTAAATAGTGTTTTAGTATTGTTATTATTAGTTTTAACCTTAAAAGGCTCTCTGAAAAGGATCTCAAGGATCCTCTGGGGTCTGTGGTCCATACTTTAAAACTGCTAATAGAGACTCATATATTTCATGTAAGGAAGAGAATTACTACAAGCAAATGACAGCTTCAAAAGTGGTACCATCATTCCTTCTTTAAGATCCAAGGTGAGAAAGACTACACCGTGGaattttactattttccttttccagaaggaCCTGGTCAGGAAAATTCCTGGCTTGCCTGCTGGTTTTAAACTAGAACACAACATGGTAGACATGATCTTTAGAGAGTAAATCAACATTGTACTCCATATAGATACTTATCAGttaagtcaaagaagaaaaaatactagctttaaaacctttaaaaatagtaGTTGGTATTTTATATCTAGCATACAATGTGGGACCCAACCAATGTGGCAATCATAAAACTCAACAGATTAAGGTGAAAGGGccttttactttttgttgttgttattacatGAATATGAAAATGACACTTATAAATGAAACCcagtgagagactcctaactctgggaaacgaactagggtggtggaaggggaggtgggcgggggatgggggtgactgggtgatgggcactgaggggggcacttgatgggatgagcactgggtgttattctacatgttggcaaattgaacaccaataaaaaataaatttatcaaaataaaaaacaatataaataaataaataaataaataaataaataaattaaaaaacccaGTTATTACTGCTAATACATTAGGCTTCCTACATTCCTACACTAGGCTTCACCTATAAACTCATATTTGTTAATTGGCAATAATGGGTATAAAAGCACCTGGGATAAAAAATTCATTATACTGAAGCAGTGGTTACTGGCACATGATCTGGTTGCAATGGAAATGTGAGAATAGTTAGCAAAAGAATATCTAAACAACCTCCCTCTGGAGATGAGATGATGATACCTGAGATGAAAATACAAGTCACAGTTTAAGTGATGCCCACATGATGCACACATGAACAGGacaggaaagaaaggcagagatcaATAAACCTAGGAGGTTGTGATCTATATGTCATAGTTTTGCAGAATCCAAACATCATTTAGTATAAACAGGCCTACATACAGAGCCAGGTTTTCCAAAGCGCTTTGGCTGCACTCAAGccaatctttcattttcctctcatACAAagattcaaacaaacaaacaaaaacaaaaacatttttaagtaaatggaaaTTTCTCAACACGATTTTTCCAATCCTGCCCAATTAATTGATCAAAAAAGATAAATCCCCAATGGCATATAACAGAAtttagcagaaggaaaaaaaaactcattcaCAGATAGTATTTCTCACATGCTCACTCCCACCGTTCAAGGTGTTAGACTTTTAGGGGGGAAAAGCCTTACAATATATCAAATTTAGCAGATTCAAGAGGTCAACAGGTGACAGCTTATCTAAGACAGGCCATACTGAGTGAGGGCTGAatttgatttttgctttgttttttaaatctcttggCACTGTCATTCAGATTTATTAAATCAAACATGTTCTACTACTACACGTTTCTCTCAGATTGATTCAATACACAACCTTCCCTTGTCTTCATCCTGGGATACCCTTCAGGAGGTTTTTAATTCATGGTTCATAAATGAATATCATATGACACCAACTGTGTGCAGTAACATGCATATTTATGTGGGCATCTGAGTGTGTGGAGTTACATCTCAGAAACAGGTCCATCTTTTCTGTAAGATTCTTGAAGGGATTCTGGACCACCTAAGAAAGGTTAAGCCACCCTGCTGTAGGAAATGACTGATGAGGTTATCTTTAAGATCCTAAGAAACTAAGAATACAACATTCTAGAGGAAATCGGTGGAAAAGCTCCGCTAATGTATTTCTGCCACTAACACCAgggaccattaaaaaaaaaaaaaaaaaaaaagtaggtttttttcttgttgtttaattttgttctttaacagTTCAGGGCTGAAAGGTTTCGAGGCCCCCTCTTCAACCTGCAACTGGTGACTCGTGTGTACTGACCATAGGTTTTGCTATGAGCAGTAATAAAGATGACTATCACTATCacctgttatatatatatataaaaaaaatcacctgatgATTCATAAGAGAGCTTACACTGCTAAATAGTGTCATTAAGCCCTCTGAATTAACACTGATAAGGTCTGAAATTTGGACTGATTTAACTTCTTGAGCTAACTGTTGcaagattttaaattttcaactgGCTCTGTGGACTAAACAGCCTATGTATCTCCTAGGTCCTCGAAGCCCTTATCTGTATCTTAAATGATGTAGAAATACTATCACTAGGAAACAGTTCTTTAACAATCCACTTTCACGGTCACAGCACGCTGGAAGGTTTTGCAGAAGACACCAAATTAAACAGGGCAATCCTTTCAAACCCAAACCGGTGTCACAGATCTttccagaggaaggaaaattatgaaaaatcacATTCCTGACAAGGGACACGGTGACACGCTCGGTTTTAGGAAGAACCAAACACTGAGGATACAGGCATTCGCTTCAGCCGGGGACTACGGTCAAAGCTGACAAGTTACTTGCTATAGGGTCCTCCACTTCCTCCGTAATCATAGGACTGTTGTGACTGGTCATCGATGCTGTAACTGGTCTGGTAGAAATCCGTGTTTAA from Canis lupus dingo isolate Sandy chromosome 2, ASM325472v2, whole genome shotgun sequence includes the following:
- the YIPF5 gene encoding protein YIPF5 isoform X1; translation: MAGFENLNTDFYQTSYSIDDQSQQSYDYGGSGGPYSKQYAGYDYSQQGRFVPPEMMQPQQPYTGQIFQPTQAYTPTTPQPFYGNNFEDEPPLLEELGINFDHIWQKTLTVLHPLKVADGSIMNETDLAGPMVFCLAFGATLLLAGKIQFGYVYGISAIGCLGMFCLLNLMSMTGVSFGCVASVLGYCLLPMILLSSFAVIFSLQGMVGIILTAGIIGWCSFSASKIFISALAMEGQQLLVAYPCALLYGVFALISVF
- the YIPF5 gene encoding protein YIPF5 isoform X2 gives rise to the protein MMQPQQPYTGQIFQPTQAYTPTTPQPFYGNNFEDEPPLLEELGINFDHIWQKTLTVLHPLKVADGSIMNETDLAGPMVFCLAFGATLLLAGKIQFGYVYGISAIGCLGMFCLLNLMSMTGVSFGCVASVLGYCLLPMILLSSFAVIFSLQGMVGIILTAGIIGWCSFSASKIFISALAMEGQQLLVAYPCALLYGVFALISVF